ccagttaactcttttactgccacacgtaatggaaaaaaaaaatccaaaccccTGCACAGTGCCATTTTGTTgattacatttcattgtaattccatacaccagcagcccattgaaaagagacacaacactgccatctgctggccatagttaggtggtgtttttgattccacaacccattgaccgggcagcgctgcatttagacgttgctccgtccattgacaaaaaaaaacaaaaaacgtagttgacgtaatttcacgtttatggcagcatacatcatgattttactaatcgttattaaacgtttttggcagtcaaagagttaagacttGAGCGACTTCTTTCTACCGACTTGCGCACGCGTGACTCTCTCTCACACCGTCGTCAAAGTGACGTTGCGAGCGTGTGACCCCGCAGGCCAGCCCGAGTCCAAGTCCGGTGGGCTACAGCCCCATGACGCCCGGAGCACCCTCTCCTGGTGGCTACAACCCCCACACGCCGGGCTCCAACATCGAGCAGGGCGGCAGCGACTGGGTGACCACCGACATCCTGGTGCGGGTGAAGGACTCCTTCATGGACCTGATGGGACAGACGGGAGTCATCCGCAGCGTCACGGTGAGGAAAACGGGCACTTCTTCCGTCAGTTGCCGTGACGACGATGCGAATAAAGTGAAGGCTCTGCCCTGCTGCAAATTGATGACAAACCCAAAAGATGGCCGCCAAGTACTGTTTCATGCTCGGCCAGGTTTTGGCCTAACTAAatggtaggggtgtgaattgcctaataCCTGGCAAtttgatccgtatcacgattcgatatcgattaaTTCCAATACGACTCGATAAGTCGATTAttgggattctttttttttttttactcaaatttagacaaTACTAATTAGTAAACTTGTATATGTAGGCGGTAAGAATTGTATGAAAATTGAGGCTTATAGCTGTGAGCCAGCtataaggcttaatgttccattaataaatTTTTCCATGCTTATCCTAACTATCAATTTGGCTGCATATTGAGTCGATAGAATTGCACACtgcaatatcgcaatatatcaccgaatcgatttttttttttaacacccctactaaatggAGACCATGCCCTTGGTTTAATGTAATTGCTTGGTATCAAGCTGCCACCAGATGGCCCCAAAGTCCTATTTTTATATTGAGCATGGCCTaagctaaagaaaaaaaaagtgaataacaGAGTATGGTCCAGCCCCTAAACTGTAGAATTGACAATTCATTCCCTGTTATTTATAAGCTAGAGAAAAGACTGAATTGATTTGATTACGTACTTGATATTATTGCTTCttcgaaatgtttttgtttgtgcttattttcaaaagcaatgtttttttcccccaacaggtagcacttgttttcaattttttgaaggggaaaagggAACATTTATAACTGTAAAAGATTATACGACcactggtgattttttttttatttttatttttttttttaattattaaaacagATCatagaagaggggaaaaaacaaacttccatccattttttgctCATGTTGGAGCCTCTCCCAGCCGACAATGGGCGGTAGGCGGGTCACCCTTGAACtgatcgccagccaatcacaaggcatACATCAActtatttcaaataatttctttttcccctattaaaagaggaaaaaatattaaaaatccttttttctttttttatttatttatttatttatttatttatttatttattgccaaaTGGCCCAGCCCTACATTTCACAatgaattattgtatttttcgCTTCTAACTGACCATTGTAAGAAGAATCAAAGCTTGACTGTGCTCAAACCTCAAGATGCATTTTTGCTTGTCAGCATCTTTGGAAGCAGCTGAAAACGTTGGCGACATGCACATTGACTCAAGCAAATGGCCTGAAGAAAAGCGTCATGTTTCTTTTGAGAGAAACTTGTGGAAAGTTGGCAGATGCCAGATTGCTATCAGTGCAAAAGAAAAGGCGGATGAAAGGCATCCCCATCGGGACTTGTGACGGACTCGCCCtgcgcgcttttttttttttttttgcagggcggCATGTGCTCCGTGTTCATGCAGGAGTCGGACAAGGTTGTGAGTGTCAGCGGCGACCACCTGGAGCCCGTCACGCCCACCAAGAACGACAAGGTAAGTTCTCTCAAAAAGCAGCAAAGGCTCATCATCCATCCCACAGCAGCAAGTgaccaagtacaaatacttaCTTTGTCTGCTTCCATCGTGTCCAATTGGCCTAAATTTCACCAGCAACTTCTCTTGACGCATGCTTTGCAAACGTTTCCAGCCATAGCAATGTGTTCATAAACGTACGAGACCAGTCCTTCTCAAACTTTTGACACCAAGCACATCCATAATGACAAGATTCAAATTAGGAACCTTCTTGTTCTTCCACaacgataacttttttttttttttttttttttttttttttttggcaaactgCCATTAAATCTGTCATTTGCAGTTTCAATCCCGCTTCCAATCTCAAAAGCGCTGATGCGTGTCAGTTAATATCAAGTTGGTCACCCACACTACTATTTTATAGATATTTAATATTCAGGATGTACTATAAtgttattttcaaccgatactgataaaccaataatttagaaatgcCGATAagtttttgcaaaattaacataaatacaaatatacttttaagTCGTATTATAAGTCTAACCTAAcgtgtacaaatacattgaaactttTGTGtaaaagcaccatgaagctgaattttattgatatctccgcttcaaagacaaccaattactcattttgagtttgctaaaacaaaacaatcatgtttttaaaatgcaaaaaaacaaaaacaaaaaagaactgcaaagtaaagaaagcccacactggcGACATGATGCAACTTGTGTCAACAAGAGGTCGCATGCATTATGATGTCACAAATATGCGACCGtaccataggagaggggaggggttgaggagttggACACAATTTGAgccacaacaataacaacagatggaccagtGTGGCATGTCAATTATTATCAGGGGAgtttttattatctggtttatctgtatgatgtcgaATTGGTtcataattgccgataattatcagtgaatttctttatctggtttatctgttttacGTCAAAGAGTCCAGAGTAAAATTCCACTTAGCACTAGCTGCTCTCCGTGGCGGTTGGGTCATGTGACCGCGGAAGGTCGACTGACTCGACTgcagctctcattcaagtgaatgcatggatggatggggcGCAAAGTTTCACTGTAATTTAGAAGAAATCTTGCTTTCGACTTGTACTTTGACCGAGAAGCACGTGTGAGTTGTTTTGCTGCCTTTGGCTTGCAGGTGAAGGTGATTCTGGGAGAGCACCGCGAGGCCACGGGCACCCTGCTAAGCATCGACGGGGACGACGGCATCGTGCGCAAAGTCCTCGACAACCAGCTGATGATCCTCAACTTGAGGTTCTTGGGGTGTCTGGGCCACTGAAGGCCAACCCACcccagaaataaaaaaaatcacacaaattcGGGTTTGGGGGTGTCACATCACACTTTTACTACaattgcttgttttttgttttctcattttttttgtcctttgttaGTTGATTGGCTGAATTCTTACCAGCACTTTCAGATTTTAGTTGCTTTGTGCCCATCCACACACAGATGACGCCAATAAAGTATGAAACAGGCCACATCAGATTGTTTCcaaatcctttttttggttgtttatttgttttaataagcTTGCATTGGGAAGGGTTATTTCTGGCCAAGCGAATCACGCAGATTTAGGAGGTCTGAATTTTCAATTAGCAGCTTGTGGTCGTGTTTCAGTGACGACGACGTCACCCGCAGGGCTGCAGCGGGCGCCGGTGGTCGATGGGCAAGAAGTAGAAGGTCCCCTGGGCCGGGCAGGGGTGACCTTTGGAGGTGCTCGGAACCCAGACGTTGTCGCCGTGGCGATCGCAGCCGACGGTCAAGTTACGAGACAGGCTGATCTTCACCTGAAACCAAACCTCGCGCTCCTGAAAGATAGGTCAACTTTTCActatttttgacagaaaaactgCTGTCGAGGTACATCTTCCGAAATGAGACCAAAAGTTCTTCTTTCAGAAAGTAACATTCTCAAAATATCATTCATTGCAACATGAGTGaacatttaaatatttcagccgctctcaaaaaaattgtgaaactGCTCAATTTTTCAAAACCTGATGCTTTTTAAATGGTGTCTGGGTCCAGGTCATGTGTGGAAGACTTGACCAccacctccacaaaaaaagccaaagaagttTGTTGCGAGCATATTGACAGAAAAttgagtggatggaaaacacgTGGCTGTTATCAGGGATAATCGCGGCACATCTTTTTCGCAAGCTTGATATTTGACTTAAAAACTGGAAGCAATAATCATCCAAATGACAAGAAATAAGAGTGAgaataaatcttaaaaaaaaaaaaaaaaaaaaaaaagtaaaaatttctgaaactgacaaaaaaaaaaaaacttttttcacatatttttttttaaaggtatatcATATACAATATCGTTACTATTACAAAGCCATGGGAAAAAGTAGCAGCTATGCCGTACCAGTGAAAAGTTTGGAAGCACATTGAAATTCTAATGATCAAGAAATTCAAGTCATAAACTTTTGCTCATGCAAAGCTGTCAACTGAAAGCCAGGAAGCTGACTGAGAAATAGCAATGTGCAATCTAAAATGCGTTCTGCTTTGATAAACGTTTGTTTTCTTACTATTAATATTTCTTCATAATCTCAATGACTTAAGGAAGTtttgaaataatgaaaaaaagacTGAATTAGAGGGTGTTTACAAAATTTGGACTGGTctggtatgtatgtatgttatgtATACAGATTGGAATGTGAACTGCAGCAAGAATAACCAACAAAATTACGTTGTAAAAATACATCTACAGTTGAGGATAAACTAGAAGCAGAATAGTGTTGATACATAAAAATGGATACATTGTGACATGCTCAGAAACGAATAGTCTGCAGAGTTGTACGTTTGGGCCGACTAATGtggatttttgttctttttttttttttcaggccgaTTCCGAATAAAATTCCCATGCCCGATTTATCAGTGgattcctttcaaaataaaggattcatttcaaaataaaggaaGGGCAAAGGGCAAGGACACTGCCCTTTGTGGAGTTCAAAAAGTGTGCACATGTGAACTGTGTACAAGTCGTAtgaaattggtaaaaaaaaaaaaaaaaaaaaatgttaccagAATgacaagagagagaaaaaaaaaaagaggaactgACCTTGTCGTCTTTGACGCACTGAATCTCACACTTGTCACCAACGAGAGGAACCAGCACATCCTGCACCTCAGACagctacgcacacacacacaggtttgcgcgtcttttccttttttaaggCACTTGGCCGCACCTCACTTGCTTTTATTCCTGAACATCTGAaaatcgttctttttttttttaagcttgcaATTTACTGCGATTCCATGGAAACTGGAAATGTATTGCTGCCAAACCAGTGGGAGAAAAATGTTTCACATTTTAACGTGCTAAGTTTGACAAAACAACAGGAAGCAATTTCTTCCAGCTGAAGTGActgcaacaactttttttttgtgatacagGTGAAAAACTGCATCACAGTTTGCAGTTGGATTAAAATGCAAATACATTTGCgattggggggagaaataaaaaatcagacatCAACTTTATTTAGGTTGTTTTCCAACCTGCACTTTGGCATATGTCTCATTTGTGGCTCattttcaacctttttttttttttttttttaatactttgcaaGCAGATTGAGACTGCACTGTTTCTAATGTGTTTCATCATGTTTGATTTGAACTTCATGTCCGGCCTTTAGTGTGTAAATAAATGCCTCGAGTTGAGGTGACATTTGTAGTCATGACAACAACTGATGCTCTaacaatgacgtcatcaagtTGTTACCTTGTAAGGTCGATCACAGGATGGCCTGATCCCGGCGTCCTCCAGGGCTCTGGGACACACGCACCCGCACACACAAAGTTTGGTAAGACATGTTGTTGTCACACATGACGCATGTGTGCGCGCGTGAGTTCACTTGTGCAGGTCGAAGCGTTGTCTGAGTTTGAGGCACGTCTGGAAATATCTGAGCGGGGAGTTGAGGCCTTCGGCACAGGCCGCGCATGTGCCGTGTTTCTCCCACTCGTCTCTCctggcacacgcacacacacacacacgtaataCGTTTTTTCTGAAGCTGTTTGTCTTTGGTGTTGTGCAGCTCGTGATTTGAGCGTACATGCCACAACCGTGTGCAAATGTCAATAAGAACTTTGGGAACTTGAAGCTTGGCTGTTTCAGCATGCGAGACACGTCGAAAAGCAACGTTGCGGTAAAGTGAACATGTATGAGTGACAGACTAGcaaagtttgtttattttctagcttttaactcattcactgccattgacgggaaaAGATGTAAAAtgctgcatttttgctgggctgccctgtgaatgtgttaatcatTTTAAAGTATTGAAAACACCTTGAGATTTATTTAGTAACGCTATTAagaggtttgtttaaaaaaaaaaaaagggaaataaaaGTAATCTTCAAGCCACCAGTAAAGTTTTCATTATTTCAACCGATGCTACAGTAGGCTATGCCTCCAAGAAAAGTGATGTTTGTTACTACTTCCTGTTGTCAGTCAGCCGGCCTCTCACCAGAAATGGAAGCTGGATCGACTTTTCAACAAAGACGGCCACGAATCTTCCAGCGCGTCCTGCAGCTCCTGAGGAAGTCAGCACATCACGCGCCAATCATCTCCAGTCTTGCCCTCAAACATTTCGCCCTGCGACTCACCTGGACGTCGGAGAAAAACATGGGCCAGCACTTGCAGCATTCCTGCACCTTCATTGGCCTGAAGCACAAATTATGCATGGTTAGCATCGCGCTAACAGAACTCTCTGGTGTTTTGCGACAACACCGTTTTGatacattttgtaaaaaaaaaaaaaaaaaaaacagttttcatgGAGTCCATCCAAACATGGAATTAGAATTAGCATCTTCAGGAAAatatcttgcattaaaaaaaaaggttatgagTGACGTGATGTTAATATG
This genomic stretch from Festucalex cinctus isolate MCC-2025b chromosome 13, RoL_Fcin_1.0, whole genome shotgun sequence harbors:
- the rnaset2l gene encoding ribonuclease T2-like, with protein sequence MKGFLFTDKSFTSLFPIKVRQRESSARASGRTFLAPVCAFSYLYVESKGVKMLRWLLACVAASALLCDAANTADGRDADDTFCTWTCVVFTLQWPAGFCQSLDNESLCMIPEHVNTWMIHGLWPMKVQECCKCWPMFFSDVQELQDALEDSWPSLLKSRSSFHFWRDEWEKHGTCAACAEGLNSPLRYFQTCLKLRQRFDLHKALEDAGIRPSCDRPYKLSEVQDVLVPLVGDKCEIQCVKDDKEREVWFQVKISLSRNLTVGCDRHGDNVWVPSTSKGHPCPAQGTFYFLPIDHRRPLQPCG